A region from the Terriglobia bacterium genome encodes:
- a CDS encoding methylmalonyl-CoA mutase family protein, with product MADTKRTDEQVAKAGSPARADAAHVVVQESPVADVFTDRHPSQSERKWAETALAKTFEKAPEKPIGAPSGINLDEHGRARYSTISGYPVRRLYTQADLPEDWKYDDYLGYPGQPPYTRGIHASGYRGKLFTMRQFSGFASPEETNERYKYLLTHGGTGLSVAFDLPTLMGYDSDHPCSEGEVGKCGVAIDSLEDMEILFHGIDLENVTTSMTINSPASVLWAMYLVVAEKQKADWRKISGTIQNDILKEYIAQKEYIYAPAPSMRLVIDTFEFGSKFTPRFNTISISGYHIREAGSTALQELAFTIYDGAEYVEWARRRGLDVDEFGPRLSFFFNAHSDFFEELAKYRAARKIWYRLMRDRFGAQHERTRLLRFHTQTAGVSLTAQQPMNNIARVAIQALAAVLGGTQSLHTDAHDEALALPTADAARIALRTQQIIAYETGVAQTIDPLGGSYFLERLTLDMEKGAFDYFDKLDAMGGMVKAIERGYPQKEIAEASYQYQRAVEKREKVIVGVNDFTIEEESPSILYIDDSVEKQQTDKLKKLRARRSNDEVRRRLDALKKAAAEEPQVKADGAISDANTMPYIIEAVRAYATVGEICEALKQVYGIYEEASIT from the coding sequence ATGGCTGACACCAAGCGCACGGACGAGCAGGTTGCCAAGGCGGGGTCACCAGCACGCGCCGATGCCGCGCATGTTGTGGTGCAAGAGTCTCCTGTAGCCGACGTTTTCACTGACCGGCATCCCTCGCAGTCCGAGAGGAAGTGGGCCGAGACCGCGCTGGCGAAGACTTTCGAGAAAGCACCGGAGAAGCCCATCGGCGCACCCTCGGGCATCAATCTCGACGAGCACGGTCGCGCCCGCTACTCCACCATCTCCGGTTACCCCGTGCGCCGTCTCTACACCCAGGCCGACCTGCCCGAGGACTGGAAATACGACGACTACCTTGGCTACCCCGGCCAGCCGCCCTACACCCGCGGCATTCACGCTTCCGGCTATCGCGGCAAACTTTTCACCATGCGCCAGTTCTCCGGCTTCGCCTCGCCGGAAGAAACCAACGAGCGCTACAAGTACCTGCTCACCCACGGCGGCACCGGCCTGTCGGTTGCCTTCGATCTGCCCACGCTGATGGGCTACGACAGCGACCACCCCTGCAGCGAGGGCGAGGTTGGCAAGTGCGGCGTCGCCATCGATTCGCTCGAGGACATGGAAATCCTCTTCCACGGCATTGACCTGGAGAACGTCACTACCTCCATGACCATTAACTCGCCCGCCTCGGTGCTGTGGGCGATGTACCTGGTCGTCGCCGAGAAGCAGAAAGCCGACTGGAGGAAAATCTCCGGCACCATCCAGAACGACATTCTCAAGGAATACATCGCGCAGAAGGAATACATTTATGCGCCGGCGCCCAGCATGCGCCTGGTGATTGACACCTTCGAGTTCGGCAGCAAGTTCACACCGCGCTTTAACACCATTTCCATCAGCGGTTACCACATCCGCGAGGCCGGCTCCACCGCGCTGCAGGAGTTGGCATTCACCATTTACGACGGCGCTGAGTACGTCGAGTGGGCGCGCCGCCGCGGCCTCGACGTGGACGAGTTCGGGCCGCGCCTCAGCTTCTTCTTCAACGCGCACAGCGATTTTTTCGAAGAGCTTGCCAAGTACCGCGCCGCCCGGAAAATCTGGTACCGGCTGATGAGGGACCGCTTCGGCGCCCAGCACGAGCGCACCCGCCTGCTGCGCTTCCACACCCAGACGGCCGGCGTTTCGCTCACCGCGCAGCAGCCGATGAACAACATCGCGCGCGTCGCTATCCAGGCGCTGGCGGCGGTGCTGGGCGGCACGCAGTCGCTGCACACCGACGCCCACGATGAAGCCCTCGCGCTGCCCACCGCCGACGCCGCCCGCATCGCGCTGCGCACCCAGCAGATCATCGCCTACGAAACCGGCGTCGCGCAAACCATTGACCCGCTGGGCGGCTCGTACTTCCTCGAACGTCTCACCCTCGACATGGAAAAGGGCGCGTTCGACTACTTTGACAAGCTCGACGCGATGGGCGGCATGGTGAAGGCGATCGAGCGCGGCTATCCGCAGAAGGAAATCGCCGAGGCCAGCTACCAGTATCAGCGCGCCGTGGAAAAGCGCGAGAAGGTCATCGTTGGGGTTAACGATTTCACGATTGAGGAAGAATCGCCCTCGATTCTCTACATCGATGACTCGGTGGAGAAGCAGCAAACCGACAAGCTGAAGAAATTGCGCGCACGCCGCAGCAACGACGAAGTCCGCCGCCGCCTCGACGCGCTGAAGAAAGCCGCCGCCGAGGAACCACAAGTTAAGGCCGACGGCGCGATCTCCGATGCCAACACCATGCCCTACATCATCGAAGCCGTTCGCGCCTACGCCACCGTGGGCGAGATCTGCGAAGCGCTGAAACAGGTTTACGGGATCTACGAGGAAGCCAGCATCACGTAG
- a CDS encoding B12-binding domain-containing radical SAM protein → MKVKLILPALTEATSPLFRPIKYSLFPPLGLATLAAYLPDSWDVEFVDEHVQKLRLDDAPDLVVIQAYITSAYRSYMLADLYRRRGAFVVLGGLHVTSLPGEAAEHADAIFLGPGEDTWPQFLRDFAGGHHHKRYESGVRTLAGVPRIRRELIKRHLYLVPNSIVVSRGCPHVCDFCYKEAFFRGGRSFYTQTVDDALAEISRLPGRHLYFLDDHLFGNMRFASALFDGMRGMGRLWQAAGTVNSVWTPGLLEKAVACGLRSLFIGFETTNLTNLRAQRKLQNFARDYGKTIRRLHDHGVMINGSFVFGMDGDDGDVFQRTIGWAVEQGIETATFHILTPYPSTALHQRMLAEKRMLHSNWDLYDTRHCVFQPAKLSPEELEAGYWRAYEQFYRWGSILRGAWSKREWKGRLRHFAYSAGWKKFEGLWNFIIRARQVGRMLPLLETILSERAGEETARDSRSEKADEAKRAVAVEELKIANFRFENECRASGARGS, encoded by the coding sequence ATGAAGGTGAAGCTCATCCTGCCCGCCCTGACGGAGGCGACCAGCCCCCTGTTCCGGCCGATCAAGTACTCGCTGTTCCCGCCGCTCGGATTGGCGACTCTGGCTGCTTATCTCCCCGATTCCTGGGACGTCGAGTTTGTCGATGAGCACGTTCAGAAGTTGCGGCTGGACGATGCGCCGGACCTTGTCGTCATCCAGGCTTACATCACCTCGGCATACCGCTCGTACATGCTGGCCGACCTCTACCGCAGGCGGGGCGCGTTCGTTGTCCTGGGCGGCCTGCACGTCACCTCGCTGCCTGGCGAGGCCGCTGAGCACGCAGACGCCATTTTTCTCGGGCCCGGAGAAGATACGTGGCCTCAGTTCCTACGCGACTTTGCCGGCGGGCATCACCACAAGCGCTATGAATCCGGGGTGCGCACGCTGGCCGGCGTGCCGCGAATACGGCGTGAGTTGATCAAGCGTCACCTGTACCTGGTGCCGAACTCAATCGTGGTCTCGCGCGGCTGCCCGCACGTGTGCGACTTCTGCTACAAGGAGGCATTCTTCCGCGGCGGCAGATCGTTTTATACCCAGACGGTGGATGACGCGCTGGCGGAGATCAGCCGCCTGCCCGGCCGTCATCTCTACTTTCTGGATGATCACCTGTTCGGCAATATGCGCTTCGCGTCAGCGCTGTTCGACGGCATGCGCGGCATGGGAAGGTTGTGGCAGGCGGCGGGGACCGTGAATTCGGTATGGACGCCCGGCTTGCTGGAGAAAGCAGTAGCGTGCGGGCTGCGCAGCCTGTTCATCGGCTTTGAAACGACCAATCTGACCAACCTGCGCGCGCAGCGCAAACTGCAGAATTTCGCGCGCGACTACGGCAAGACCATTCGCCGATTGCATGATCATGGCGTGATGATTAACGGCAGCTTCGTGTTCGGCATGGACGGGGACGATGGCGACGTCTTCCAGCGCACGATTGGCTGGGCGGTGGAGCAGGGAATTGAGACGGCGACTTTTCATATTCTGACACCGTATCCCAGTACGGCGCTGCACCAGCGCATGTTGGCAGAAAAACGAATGCTTCACAGCAACTGGGACCTGTACGACACGCGGCATTGCGTGTTTCAACCGGCGAAGCTCTCGCCAGAGGAATTGGAGGCCGGGTATTGGAGAGCGTATGAGCAGTTCTACCGGTGGGGGTCAATTCTGCGGGGCGCGTGGTCGAAACGGGAATGGAAGGGACGACTGCGGCATTTCGCCTATTCGGCAGGATGGAAGAAGTTTGAGGGGTTGTGGAATTTCATCATTAGGGCGAGACAAGTCGGCCGAATGTTGCCGCTGCTGGAGACGATCCTCAGCGAGCGCGCGGGAGAGGAGACTGCGCGCGATTCACGATCCGAAAAGGCGGATGAAGCGAAGAGGGCTGTCGCGGTGGAGGAATTGAAGATTGCAAATTTCAGATTTGAGAATGAGTGCCGCGCCTCCGGCGCTCGTGGGTCATGA
- a CDS encoding EamA family transporter, whose product MNRSGMHGRPKPALLILAFVAIYVVWGSTYLGIRVAIESIPPLLMMGIRHLAAGTLLFAYLRLRGEAAPPRFAWKPAVLAGALCFLGGHGLLAWAEQRVSSGMAALLVSLEPVIMVLLARRAKQEGRISGGTLAGLAFGIAGVAVLMPIDAKGEMIATAALLLGGVLWSVGAIYARGAVSGVSSGMYSAMQMLTGGVLLLAVGTGLGERVQLGRITPRSVLALGYLIVFGSIIAFSAYTWLMRVSTAARVGTHAYVNPIIAVWLGWALGGEVVTARMLIGAAIVLASVLLVNQAESGKAVALGSQQQEAEAEAAAD is encoded by the coding sequence ATGAACCGGAGTGGCATGCACGGACGGCCGAAACCCGCGTTGCTGATCCTCGCGTTTGTCGCCATCTACGTAGTCTGGGGCTCCACCTACCTGGGCATCCGCGTGGCCATCGAGAGCATTCCCCCTCTGCTCATGATGGGAATCCGGCACCTGGCAGCCGGCACACTACTGTTCGCCTATCTGCGGTTACGTGGCGAGGCAGCGCCGCCGCGATTTGCGTGGAAACCGGCGGTGCTGGCAGGCGCGCTGTGCTTTCTGGGTGGACACGGATTGCTGGCGTGGGCGGAGCAGCGGGTATCGTCGGGGATGGCGGCCCTGCTGGTTTCCCTGGAGCCGGTGATCATGGTGCTGCTGGCGCGCCGGGCGAAGCAGGAAGGCAGGATCTCCGGCGGTACTTTGGCCGGACTTGCCTTTGGGATCGCCGGCGTGGCCGTGCTGATGCCCATTGATGCTAAAGGCGAGATGATCGCCACTGCGGCGCTGCTGCTGGGCGGCGTGCTCTGGTCGGTGGGCGCAATTTACGCGCGCGGAGCGGTTTCAGGCGTCTCCTCGGGCATGTACTCAGCGATGCAGATGCTCACTGGGGGCGTACTGCTGCTCGCCGTGGGCACGGGCTTGGGCGAGCGGGTGCAACTTGGCAGGATCACGCCGCGATCCGTGCTGGCGCTTGGCTACCTGATCGTGTTCGGTTCCATCATTGCATTCAGCGCGTACACGTGGCTGATGCGGGTGAGCACCGCCGCTCGGGTCGGCACGCACGCTTATGTCAATCCAATCATCGCCGTATGGTTGGGGTGGGCGCTGGGCGGGGAAGTGGTGACGGCGCGAATGCTGATTGGAGCGGCCATTGTGCTGGCGAGCGTGCTGTTGGTGAATCAGGCAGAGAGTGGGAAGGCGGTTGCGCTCGGTTCACAGCAGCAAGAGGCGGAAGCGGAAGCGGCGGCGGACTGA
- a CDS encoding DUF2089 domain-containing protein yields the protein MTVNRVACPNCRMSLEGEFEVPPLGRLSPDDQAFVIAFVRHHGSIKKMEELFDISYPTVKNRLNAIGAALDKTFEAPSPNLYVLEQLARGEITVEEALERMN from the coding sequence ATGACGGTCAACCGCGTGGCTTGCCCGAACTGCCGGATGTCACTGGAAGGTGAGTTCGAGGTTCCGCCGCTGGGCAGGCTTTCGCCCGACGACCAGGCCTTTGTTATCGCCTTCGTACGCCACCACGGCTCGATCAAGAAGATGGAAGAGTTGTTCGATATCAGCTATCCCACGGTCAAGAACCGTCTTAATGCCATTGGCGCCGCCCTCGACAAGACCTTCGAGGCGCCGTCCCCCAACCTTTACGTCCTGGAGCAACTGGCGCGCGGCGAGATCACCGTCGAGGAAGCCCTGGAACGCATGAATTAA
- a CDS encoding DNA-3-methyladenine glycosylase, translating into MRHAINHLKKSDPVMASIIARVGPFRLDRRPATFEAMVRAIVFQQLAGAAARTIYQRLQNACEQAVGGQDTERSLYGGFRITPESVLALSEEQMRACGLSRQKLSYIRDLAQKTIARDVDFASLPNMSDEHVIEHLTRVKGVGVWSAQMFLIFALGRLDVMPTADLGINMAICKAYGKRKIPKPKQILKFSEKWKPYRSLACWYLWRSVDKPAEKTQPQRARRNAKAKKASAS; encoded by the coding sequence ATGCGTCACGCCATCAACCACCTGAAGAAGTCCGACCCCGTCATGGCCTCAATCATCGCCCGGGTTGGCCCCTTCCGCCTTGATCGTCGCCCCGCCACCTTCGAAGCCATGGTCCGCGCCATCGTTTTTCAGCAACTCGCCGGCGCCGCCGCCCGCACCATCTATCAGCGCCTGCAAAATGCTTGCGAGCAGGCCGTCGGCGGCCAGGACACCGAGCGCTCTCTCTACGGCGGCTTCCGAATCACGCCCGAATCGGTGCTCGCGCTCAGCGAAGAACAGATGCGCGCCTGCGGCCTCTCGCGCCAGAAGCTCAGCTACATTCGCGACCTGGCGCAAAAAACCATCGCCCGCGACGTGGACTTCGCCAGCCTCCCCAACATGTCCGACGAGCACGTCATCGAGCACCTGACGCGCGTCAAGGGAGTTGGCGTCTGGTCGGCGCAGATGTTCCTCATCTTCGCCCTGGGCCGCCTCGACGTGATGCCCACCGCCGATCTTGGCATCAACATGGCGATCTGCAAGGCTTACGGCAAGCGCAAAATCCCCAAGCCGAAGCAGATTTTAAAGTTCTCGGAAAAATGGAAGCCCTACCGCTCGCTGGCCTGTTGGTACCTGTGGCGCTCGGTGGACAAGCCTGCGGAAAAAACTCAGCCACAGAGGGCACGGAGGAATGCGAAAGCCAAGAAGGCGAGCGCTTCTTAG
- a CDS encoding cobalamin B12-binding domain-containing protein, which translates to MPGERKIRVLVAKPGLDGHDRGAKVIARALRDAGMEVIYTGLRQTPEMIVNASLQEDVDVIGLSILSGAHNAIVPRVMDLLKQNNMDDVLVLVGGIIPDQDVPLLKEKGVAGIFQPGTAMDEIIQFIRQHVKPRGIPAGT; encoded by the coding sequence ATGCCCGGCGAACGCAAAATCCGTGTGCTCGTTGCCAAACCCGGCCTGGACGGGCACGATCGCGGCGCCAAGGTCATCGCGCGCGCCCTGCGCGATGCCGGCATGGAGGTCATCTACACCGGCCTGCGCCAGACCCCCGAGATGATCGTCAACGCGTCCCTCCAGGAAGACGTGGACGTGATCGGCCTCTCCATTCTCTCCGGAGCGCACAACGCCATCGTCCCGCGCGTTATGGACTTGCTGAAGCAAAACAATATGGATGACGTGCTGGTGCTGGTCGGCGGCATCATCCCCGATCAGGACGTGCCGCTGCTGAAGGAAAAAGGGGTCGCCGGAATTTTCCAGCCCGGCACCGCTATGGACGAGATCATCCAGTTCATCCGCCAGCACGTGAAGCCGCGCGGCATTCCAGCCGGCACGTAA
- a CDS encoding enoyl-CoA hydratase/isomerase family protein — MPDTHYTLEARDAALILRLVSPDGTNRLTRACVLTLTEKLRELAREPLPLIITGNHKFFSAGAELEEIVALTGPAAYQFSLMGQALMNEVDRFPARVMAAVSGYCMGGGFDLALACHRRIASPHAVFGHRGAALGLITGWGGTQRLPRLVGKARALQMMIEAEKVHAREALRIGLVDAIADDPISAAITMLTKVGSWQPVVRSPARISP; from the coding sequence ATGCCGGACACTCACTACACGCTTGAGGCGCGCGATGCCGCACTGATTCTTCGCCTCGTCTCGCCCGACGGCACCAATCGCCTAACGCGCGCCTGCGTCCTCACACTAACCGAAAAACTTCGCGAACTCGCCCGCGAGCCGCTCCCGCTCATCATTACCGGCAATCACAAATTCTTTTCTGCGGGTGCGGAGTTGGAGGAAATCGTCGCTCTCACCGGCCCTGCGGCGTACCAGTTCTCCCTCATGGGCCAGGCGCTGATGAACGAGGTGGACCGCTTCCCTGCCCGCGTCATGGCCGCGGTGTCCGGCTACTGCATGGGCGGCGGGTTCGACTTGGCGCTCGCCTGCCATCGCCGCATCGCCTCGCCACACGCCGTCTTTGGACATCGCGGCGCCGCCCTGGGCCTGATAACCGGCTGGGGAGGAACGCAGCGCCTGCCGCGACTGGTCGGCAAGGCCCGCGCCTTGCAGATGATGATCGAAGCGGAAAAAGTCCACGCCCGCGAGGCCCTCCGCATCGGCCTGGTGGACGCCATCGCCGACGACCCGATCAGCGCGGCGATCACGATGCTCACCAAAGTTGGCAGTTGGCAGCCGGTAGTCCGTAGCCCAGCGCGGATCTCGCCCTGA
- a CDS encoding PAS domain S-box protein, whose amino-acid sequence MAPRSRASWSDDEAREYATILELASDAVLVLDLEGKIRFWNRGAERLYGWTSGEVLGKSAHELLRSELPVPRAEILAAVRVQGEWRGEIIHINKEGLGVVVATRWTPRVDANGKLIGTFEINRDLTEEKRRQENIRNAERLATLGRLAATVAHEINNPLDVLNNIFYLLKQQPLSGAASALVQQAELEVKCIADITNATLRYSRSSGQPAQTSLSDILDNVLAMHSGQIRTRNVQVERRYRTEGNVIARAGELRQVFANLVGNALDALPAGGRLRVSLTGGGSNGFFVAIADHGTGISPAVREKIFEPFFTTKGASGTGLGLWIARGIVRNHGGTIRVRSYTQPGRSGTVFMLWIRKSLHGQECSESVA is encoded by the coding sequence ATGGCACCGCGTTCTCGCGCATCCTGGTCGGACGACGAAGCGCGCGAGTACGCCACCATCCTCGAGCTCGCCAGCGACGCCGTCTTGGTGCTTGATCTGGAAGGCAAGATTCGGTTCTGGAACCGCGGCGCCGAGCGCCTCTATGGCTGGACCAGCGGCGAGGTCCTGGGCAAGTCTGCTCACGAACTGCTGCGCTCCGAACTCCCGGTTCCGCGCGCGGAGATTCTTGCCGCCGTTCGCGTGCAGGGGGAATGGCGCGGCGAGATTATCCACATCAACAAGGAAGGGCTCGGCGTAGTTGTTGCCACCCGCTGGACTCCCCGCGTCGATGCCAACGGTAAGTTGATTGGGACCTTCGAGATCAACCGCGACCTCACCGAAGAGAAGCGACGGCAAGAAAACATCCGCAACGCCGAGCGCCTGGCCACTCTCGGACGCCTGGCCGCCACCGTCGCGCACGAAATCAACAATCCGCTCGATGTCCTCAACAATATTTTCTATCTCTTAAAGCAGCAGCCGCTCTCGGGCGCCGCCAGCGCCCTGGTTCAGCAAGCCGAACTCGAGGTGAAGTGCATTGCCGACATCACCAACGCCACTCTCCGCTACTCGCGATCCAGCGGGCAGCCGGCTCAGACCAGCCTGAGCGATATCCTGGACAACGTGCTGGCGATGCACTCGGGACAAATCCGCACCCGGAATGTCCAGGTTGAAAGGCGCTATCGTACGGAAGGAAATGTGATCGCGCGCGCAGGGGAACTGCGGCAGGTATTCGCCAACCTGGTCGGTAACGCGCTTGACGCCCTTCCTGCCGGCGGCCGCCTTCGAGTGAGCTTGACCGGAGGCGGCTCCAACGGCTTCTTCGTTGCCATCGCCGACCACGGCACCGGCATATCTCCCGCGGTCCGCGAAAAGATCTTCGAACCCTTCTTCACCACCAAGGGCGCCAGCGGTACCGGCCTCGGACTCTGGATCGCGCGCGGCATCGTCCGCAACCACGGCGGAACCATCCGCGTGCGCAGCTACACCCAGCCCGGCCGCTCCGGGACCGTTTTCATGCTCTGGATTCGGAAAAGCCTGCATGGGCAGGAATGCAGCGAGTCTGTCGCCTGA
- a CDS encoding DUF4870 domain-containing protein has translation MARFCSNCGAQLPDNANNCPGCGKPAGPSAGRGAAAPAAGGLTDNVAGLLAYVTIVPAIIFLVIEPYNRNRFIRFHAFQSIFFYVAWTILWVALTFVGAMPILGWAMILVWPLCGLGGLILWVLMLMKAYNGQMWKLPVIGDIAEKQANAM, from the coding sequence ATGGCGCGGTTCTGCTCCAACTGTGGTGCGCAATTACCGGACAACGCGAACAACTGCCCGGGTTGCGGCAAGCCGGCGGGGCCCTCGGCCGGGCGAGGGGCGGCGGCGCCGGCAGCCGGTGGGCTTACCGACAACGTGGCCGGCCTGCTGGCCTACGTGACGATCGTTCCTGCCATCATCTTTCTGGTCATCGAGCCGTACAACCGAAACCGCTTCATCCGTTTCCATGCATTCCAGTCCATCTTCTTCTACGTCGCGTGGACAATCCTGTGGGTGGCGCTTACGTTTGTGGGCGCGATGCCGATTCTGGGTTGGGCAATGATCCTGGTGTGGCCGCTGTGCGGGCTCGGGGGGCTGATCCTTTGGGTGCTGATGCTGATGAAGGCCTACAACGGCCAGATGTGGAAACTGCCGGTCATCGGCGACATCGCGGAAAAACAAGCGAACGCCATGTAG
- a CDS encoding transcriptional repressor: MREAEGIFHDHLKKVGLKHTEQRDTILRTFLETREHLSVDALHRLVKRKDPKIGFTTVYRTLKLLAECGLASEVAFHDGITRYEHQYNRRNHHHMVCTECGGSVEFFSPEVGRLEQEIGRKHHYLTTRHTFQIYGVCEACRRKSGRFV, encoded by the coding sequence GTGCGCGAAGCCGAGGGCATCTTTCACGATCATCTGAAAAAGGTCGGCCTGAAGCACACGGAGCAAAGGGATACCATCCTGCGGACTTTCCTGGAAACACGCGAACATCTCTCCGTCGACGCGCTGCACCGGCTGGTGAAGAGGAAGGACCCGAAGATCGGGTTCACGACCGTGTACCGCACGCTGAAACTGCTGGCGGAATGCGGATTGGCGAGCGAGGTGGCGTTTCACGACGGCATCACGCGATATGAGCACCAGTACAACCGTCGCAATCACCACCACATGGTGTGCACGGAATGTGGAGGCTCGGTGGAGTTCTTCTCGCCGGAGGTGGGGAGGCTGGAGCAGGAGATTGGGCGGAAACACCACTACCTGACGACGCGGCATACGTTCCAGATCTACGGCGTATGCGAAGCGTGCCGGCGAAAGTCGGGACGCTTCGTCTAG